The following are encoded in a window of Manihot esculenta cultivar AM560-2 chromosome 8, M.esculenta_v8, whole genome shotgun sequence genomic DNA:
- the LOC110621779 gene encoding anthocyanidin 3-O-glucosyltransferase 7, which yields MPPTTTSATAEPHVAVCAFPFGTHAAPLFSIIHRLAASSPDTHFSFFNTAKSNASILSASKHNTLPNLKVNEVWDGVPEDYTFLGKPQEEIELFLKAAPECFRKSIKAAVAETEKEVTCLVTDAFFWFAAEIAEAIRVDWMAFWAGSPASISSHFYTDLIRENFGAGGKLEEDQTLNLIPGMSKIQIRDLPEGVLFGNLESLFSQMLHNMGRMLPRAAAVLMNSFEELDPTIVSDLNSKFNNILCIGPFNLVSPPPPVPDTYGCMAWLDKQKPASVAYISFGSVATPPPHELVALAEALEASKVPFLWSLKDHSKVHLPNGFLDRTKSHGIVLSWAPQVEILEHAALGVFVTHCGWNSILESIVGGVPMICRPFFGDQRLNGRMVEDVWEIGLLMDGGVLTKNGAIDGLNQILLQGKGKKMRENIKRLKELAKGATEPKGSSSKSFTELANLVRSRGSYEN from the exons ATGCCACCAACCACCACCAGCGCcaccgccgaaccccatgttgcGGTCTGCGCCTTCCCCTTTGGCACCCACGCAGCCCCACTCTTCTCCATCATCCACCGGCTTGCCGCTTCTTCTCCAGACACCCACTTCTCCTTCTTCAACACCGCAAAATCCAACGCCTCCATCCTCTCCGCTTCTAAACACAACACGCTACCAAATCTTAAAGTCAATGAGGTGTGGGACGGTGTCCCTGAGGATTATACGTTCTTGGGTAAGCCTCAGGAGGAAATTGAGCTGTTCTTAAAAGCAGCTCCTGAGTGTTTCAGGAAGAGCATCAAGGCGGCGGTTGCAGAGACGGAAAAGGAAGTCACCTGTTTAGTTACAGACGCATTTTTTTGGTTTGCGGCGGAGATCGCGGAGGCAATAAGAGTGGATTGGATGGCTTTTTGGGCTGGTTCGCCTGCATCAATTTCTTCTCATTTTTACACTGATCTCATCAGGGAAAATTTTGGAGCTGGAG GAAAACTGGAGGAAGATCAAACCCTCAATTTGATTCCAGGAATGTCCAAAATTCAAATTCGTGATTTACCAGAAGGAGTGCTGTTTGGGAACTTAGAATCACTCTTCTCCCAAATGCTTCACAATATGGGACGAATGTTACCCAGAGCAGCTGCAGTCTTAATGAACTCATTTGAAGAACTGGATCCCACCATAGTAAGTGACTTGAACTCCAAATTCAACAATATCCTCTGCATTGGCCCATTCAACTTGGTTTCACCACCACCACCGGTGCCAGACACATACGGCTGCATGGCGTGGCTTGACAAGCAAAAACCTGCATCAGTGGCATATATTAGCTTTGGCTCGGTGGCAACCCCACCACCACATGAACTTGTGGCACTAGCTGAAGCACTGGAAGCTAGCAAGGTACCTTTCTTATGGTCACTCAAAGATCATTCCAAAGTACACCTGCCAAATGGGTTCTTAGATAGGACGAAGTCGCATGGAATTGTGCTATCGTGGGCTCCTCAAGTTGAAATCTTAGAACATGCTGCTCTCGGGGTTTTTGTAACGCACTGTGGTTGGAACTCGATACTAGAAAGTATTGTAGGAGGGGTGCCTATGATTTGCAGGCCTTTCTTTGGCGATCAAAGGCTGAACGGAAGGATGGTTGAGGATGTCTGGGAAATTGGCCTCTTAATGGATGGTGGAGTGCTCACGAAAAATGGAGCAATTGATGGTCTGAACCAAATTTTATTGCAAGGAAAAGGGAAGAAAATGAGGGAGAATATTAAAAGGCTAAAAGAACTAGCAAAAGGGGCAACAGAACCAAAGGGGAGCTCTTCCAAGAGCTTCACTGAGTTAGCAAATTTAGTGAGAAGTAGAGGAAGCTATGAGAATTAG
- the LOC110620926 gene encoding ADP-ribosylation factor isoform X3, which translates to MGQAFRKLFDSFFGNNEMRIVMLGLDAAGKTTILYKLHNGKVFYTVSTIGFNVEKVQYKNVMFTVWDIAGQGKLRPFWRHFFNNTVGLIYVVDSLDRERIGIAKEEFQAIIKDPFMLNSVILVFANKQDMKTKMLETQISSASKIINEKEKKEEVAD; encoded by the exons ATGGGTCAAGCCTTTCGGAAACTATTCGATTCCTTCTTTGGCAACAATGAGATGCGG ATTGTGATGCTGGGGCTGGATGCAGCTGGTAAAACAACCATACTTTATAAGCTACATAATGGAAAAGTTTTTTATACTGTCTCAACAATTG GATTCAATGTGGAGAAAGTTCAGTATAAGAATGTGATGTTCACTGTTTGGGATATTGCTGGACAAGGGAAATTAAGGCCCTTCTGGAggcatttttttaataatacagtTGGACTg ATATATGTTGTTGATTCGTTGGATCGTGAGAGAATTGGAATAGCAAAAGAAGAGTTTCAG gCCATCATCAAAGATCCATTTATGCTCAACAGTGTCATCCTGGTGTTTGCCAACAAACAGGACATG aaaacgaAGATGCTGGAAACACAAATCTCTTCAGCATCAAAGAtcataaatgaaaaagaaaagaaagaagaagttgcTGATTGA
- the LOC110620926 gene encoding ADP-ribosylation factor 1 isoform X4, whose protein sequence is MGQAFRKLFDSFFGNNEMRIVMLGLDAAGKTTILYKLHNGKVFYTVSTIGFNVEKVQYKNVMFTVWDIAGQGKLRPFWRHFFNNTVGLIYVVDSLDRERIGIAKEEFQAIIKDPFMLNSVILVFANKQDMVLPCFSQL, encoded by the exons ATGGGTCAAGCCTTTCGGAAACTATTCGATTCCTTCTTTGGCAACAATGAGATGCGG ATTGTGATGCTGGGGCTGGATGCAGCTGGTAAAACAACCATACTTTATAAGCTACATAATGGAAAAGTTTTTTATACTGTCTCAACAATTG GATTCAATGTGGAGAAAGTTCAGTATAAGAATGTGATGTTCACTGTTTGGGATATTGCTGGACAAGGGAAATTAAGGCCCTTCTGGAggcatttttttaataatacagtTGGACTg ATATATGTTGTTGATTCGTTGGATCGTGAGAGAATTGGAATAGCAAAAGAAGAGTTTCAG gCCATCATCAAAGATCCATTTATGCTCAACAGTGTCATCCTGGTGTTTGCCAACAAACAGGACATG GTCCTACCTTGTTTCTCTCAGCTGTAG
- the LOC110620926 gene encoding ADP-ribosylation factor 1-like 2 isoform X1: MGQAFRKLFDSFFGNNEMRIVMLGLDAAGKTTILYKLHNGKVFYTVSTIGFNVEKVQYKNVMFTVWDIAGQGKLRPFWRHFFNNTVGLIYVVDSLDRERIGIAKEEFQAIIKDPFMLNSVILVFANKQDMKGALTPKEVCEGLGLFELKNRKWHIQGTCALRGDGLYEGLDWLASTLKEMRAAGYSSVSTSSF; the protein is encoded by the exons ATGGGTCAAGCCTTTCGGAAACTATTCGATTCCTTCTTTGGCAACAATGAGATGCGG ATTGTGATGCTGGGGCTGGATGCAGCTGGTAAAACAACCATACTTTATAAGCTACATAATGGAAAAGTTTTTTATACTGTCTCAACAATTG GATTCAATGTGGAGAAAGTTCAGTATAAGAATGTGATGTTCACTGTTTGGGATATTGCTGGACAAGGGAAATTAAGGCCCTTCTGGAggcatttttttaataatacagtTGGACTg ATATATGTTGTTGATTCGTTGGATCGTGAGAGAATTGGAATAGCAAAAGAAGAGTTTCAG gCCATCATCAAAGATCCATTTATGCTCAACAGTGTCATCCTGGTGTTTGCCAACAAACAGGACATG AAAGGAGCATTGACACCGAAGGAGGTATGTGAAGGATTAGGGCTGTTTGAACTCAAGAACAGAAAATGGCACATACAAGGGACTTGTGCACTGAGGGGAGACGGCCTGTATGAGGGCTTGGACTGGTTAGCTTCAACTTTGAAAGAAATGAGAGCTGCTGGATATTCTTCAGTGAGCACCTCATCATTCTAA
- the LOC110620926 gene encoding ADP-ribosylation factor 1-like 2 isoform X5, translated as MGQAFRKLFDSFFGNNEMRIVMLGLDAAGKTTILYKLHNGKVFYTVSTIGFNVEKVQYKNVMFTVWDIAGQGKLRPFWRHFFNNTVGLIYVVDSLDRERIGIAKEEFQAIIKDPFMLNSVILVFANKQDMIQCARSS; from the exons ATGGGTCAAGCCTTTCGGAAACTATTCGATTCCTTCTTTGGCAACAATGAGATGCGG ATTGTGATGCTGGGGCTGGATGCAGCTGGTAAAACAACCATACTTTATAAGCTACATAATGGAAAAGTTTTTTATACTGTCTCAACAATTG GATTCAATGTGGAGAAAGTTCAGTATAAGAATGTGATGTTCACTGTTTGGGATATTGCTGGACAAGGGAAATTAAGGCCCTTCTGGAggcatttttttaataatacagtTGGACTg ATATATGTTGTTGATTCGTTGGATCGTGAGAGAATTGGAATAGCAAAAGAAGAGTTTCAG gCCATCATCAAAGATCCATTTATGCTCAACAGTGTCATCCTGGTGTTTGCCAACAAACAGGACATG ATTCAATGTGCACGCAGCTCATGA
- the LOC110620926 gene encoding ADP-ribosylation factor isoform X2 has translation MLGLDAAGKTTILYKLHNGKVFYTVSTIGFNVEKVQYKNVMFTVWDIAGQGKLRPFWRHFFNNTVGLIYVVDSLDRERIGIAKEEFQAIIKDPFMLNSVILVFANKQDMKGALTPKEVCEGLGLFELKNRKWHIQGTCALRGDGLYEGLDWLASTLKEMRAAGYSSVSTSSF, from the exons ATGCTGGGGCTGGATGCAGCTGGTAAAACAACCATACTTTATAAGCTACATAATGGAAAAGTTTTTTATACTGTCTCAACAATTG GATTCAATGTGGAGAAAGTTCAGTATAAGAATGTGATGTTCACTGTTTGGGATATTGCTGGACAAGGGAAATTAAGGCCCTTCTGGAggcatttttttaataatacagtTGGACTg ATATATGTTGTTGATTCGTTGGATCGTGAGAGAATTGGAATAGCAAAAGAAGAGTTTCAG gCCATCATCAAAGATCCATTTATGCTCAACAGTGTCATCCTGGTGTTTGCCAACAAACAGGACATG AAAGGAGCATTGACACCGAAGGAGGTATGTGAAGGATTAGGGCTGTTTGAACTCAAGAACAGAAAATGGCACATACAAGGGACTTGTGCACTGAGGGGAGACGGCCTGTATGAGGGCTTGGACTGGTTAGCTTCAACTTTGAAAGAAATGAGAGCTGCTGGATATTCTTCAGTGAGCACCTCATCATTCTAA
- the LOC110620925 gene encoding ADP-ribosylation factor 2 isoform X1, whose protein sequence is MGQAFRKLFDTFFGNTEMRVVMLGLDAAGKTTILYKLHIGEVLSTVPTIGFNVEKVQYKNVMFTVWDVGGQEKLRPLWRHYFNNTDGLIYVVDSLDRERIRKAKEEFQAIIKDPFMLNSVILVFANKQDMKGAMTPMEVCEGLGLFELKNRKWHIQGTCALRGDGLYEGLDWLSSTLKEMRAAGYSSVGTSSF, encoded by the exons ATGGGTCAAGCCTTTCGGAAGCTCTTCGATACCTTCTTTGGCAACACTGAGATGCgg GTTGTGATGCTAGGGCTGGATGCAGCTGGTAAAACAACCATACTTTATAAGCTACATATTGGAGAAGTTTTATCTACTGTCCCAACAATTG GGTTCAATGTGGAGAAAGTTCAGTATAAGAATGTGATGTTCACTGTTTGGGATGTTGGTGGACAAGAGAAATTAAGGCCCCTCTGGAggcattattttaataatacagaTGGACTG ATCTATGTTGTTGATTCCTTGGACCGTGAGAGAATTcgaaaagcaaaagaagagttTCAG GCCATCATCAAAGATCCATTTATGCTCAACAGTGTCATCCTAGTGTTTGCCAACAAACAGGACATG AAAGGAGCAATGACGCCAATGGAAGTATGTGAAGGATTAGGGCTGTTTGAACTCAAGAACAGAAAATGGCACATACAAGGGACTTGTGCGCTGAGGGGAGACGGCCTGTACGAGGGATTGGACTGGTTATCTTCAACTTTAAAAGAAATGAGAGCTGCTGGATATTCTTCAGTGGGCACCTCATCATTCTAA
- the LOC110620925 gene encoding ADP-ribosylation factor isoform X2, giving the protein MGQAFRKLFDTFFGNTEMRVVMLGLDAAGKTTILYKLHIGEVLSTVPTIGFNVEKVQYKNVMFTVWDVGGQEKLRPLWRHYFNNTDGLIYVVDSLDRERIRKAKEEFQAIIKDPFMLNSVILVFANKQDMG; this is encoded by the exons ATGGGTCAAGCCTTTCGGAAGCTCTTCGATACCTTCTTTGGCAACACTGAGATGCgg GTTGTGATGCTAGGGCTGGATGCAGCTGGTAAAACAACCATACTTTATAAGCTACATATTGGAGAAGTTTTATCTACTGTCCCAACAATTG GGTTCAATGTGGAGAAAGTTCAGTATAAGAATGTGATGTTCACTGTTTGGGATGTTGGTGGACAAGAGAAATTAAGGCCCCTCTGGAggcattattttaataatacagaTGGACTG ATCTATGTTGTTGATTCCTTGGACCGTGAGAGAATTcgaaaagcaaaagaagagttTCAG GCCATCATCAAAGATCCATTTATGCTCAACAGTGTCATCCTAGTGTTTGCCAACAAACAGGACATG GGTTAA